In a single window of the Bradyrhizobium sp. ORS 285 genome:
- a CDS encoding GNAT family N-acetyltransferase, with protein sequence MAKQALRRLRRFRIREVDACEPDVVDTLKDLHARIFLDRAPLPDFDVGHWWMASELGRPTAFAGLVPSVLGGGIGYLSRVGVLRECCGHGLQRRMMRAIEQRARRSDLCCIVSDTTSNIISANNFIRCGYVLFEPAQPWAWGNSLYWRKMIRA encoded by the coding sequence GTGGCGAAGCAAGCCCTGCGGCGTCTGCGCCGCTTCCGCATCCGTGAAGTCGACGCCTGCGAGCCAGACGTCGTCGATACGTTGAAGGACCTTCACGCGCGCATCTTCCTGGATCGGGCGCCTCTGCCCGATTTCGACGTCGGCCATTGGTGGATGGCCTCCGAGTTGGGACGACCCACGGCCTTTGCCGGCCTTGTTCCGTCTGTCTTGGGCGGCGGAATCGGCTATCTCTCCAGGGTAGGAGTTCTTCGCGAGTGCTGCGGACACGGTCTGCAGCGCCGCATGATGCGTGCGATCGAACAGCGCGCGCGACGCTCCGACCTCTGTTGCATCGTATCGGACACGACGAGCAATATCATCTCCGCGAACAACTTCATTCGCTGCGGATATGTGCTGTTCGAGCCGGCTCAGCCTTGGGCGTGGGGGAACTCACTCTACTGGCGCAAGATGATCCGCGCGTGA